The following coding sequences are from one Arachis hypogaea cultivar Tifrunner chromosome 7, arahy.Tifrunner.gnm2.J5K5, whole genome shotgun sequence window:
- the LOC112703397 gene encoding uncharacterized protein isoform X2, with protein sequence MAGSGLTSLGRVKLTDLVPLEGLPSDAYKISVSILSQSLAQFSAVIVQFPESDGSLLRSGLESARLYFHQRESYPPADIIHTAESREWCKTSGYYADPHLWQESYDYRPGLTPSEPNNSIEFPPAGLQDMFASFGKAARHILDAISFHLNLRSFPFAEILDNVPLRNREISSSVLSVCCHARPSFQEPQHHNIATQEDGQIVMYPDQDHHVDKGLISIVKSDKAGLQVRDFQGRWILVDGDLGPQEAVVYPGLALYQATAGYVSPALHKTEINMEPNMYGRCSLAFKLLPKSMANLDCSEMRAAGYGIEAQFQLPVPVDDFMQRSHQTDHIFNRPGFQCFNFPPTNDGSGKTIRRRKQNPKSKPLPPSKRLRLEAQRVLKERVQDIADKKGIKLRFCNLKECENHIHALDSPCANIRLEIGWPPGVPFVHPHDLPNKAKLGFLEAYEPGWTEAHQNLDRLVNTRLTLTESITLISSIWGTCDQVVRFLGG encoded by the exons ATGGCAGGCAGTGGCCTGACATCTTTGGGTCGTGTGAAGCTCACTGATTTAGTTCCTTTGGAAGGGTTGCCATCTGATGCCTATAAAATATCAGTTTCAATTTTGTCACAATCATTGGCTCAGTTTTCAGCTGTCATTGTCCAATTTCCAGAAAGTGACGGGTCTCTTCTAAGATCTGGTTTAGAATCTGCCCGCCTCTATTTCCATCAAAGAGAATCATACCCCCCTGCAGATATAATCCATACCGCTGAGTCTCGGGAGTGGTGCAAAACATCTGGTTATTATGCAGATCCTCATTTGTGGCAAGAAAGCTATGATTATAGACCGGGATTAACTCCTTCAGAACCAAACAACTCCATTGAGTTCCCTCCTGCTGGTTTGCAAGATATGTTTGCTTCATTTGGAAAAGCAGCAAGGCATATTCTGGACGCAATTAGCTTCCATTTGAATTTGCGTAGCTTTCCGTTTGCTGAAATACTGGATAATGTTCCCCTTAGAAATAGGGAAATTTCTTCTTCAGTCTTATCTGTTTGCTGTCATGCTAGGCCATCATTTCAGGAGCCACAGCATCATAATATAGCTACTCAAGAGGATGGCCAAATTGTTATGTATCCTGACCAGGATCACCATGTTGATAAAGGCTTGATATCTATTGTCAAGTCTGACAAGGCTGGTTTACAGGTAAGAGACTTTCAAGGTCGATGGATTCTTGTGGATGGAGATCTTGGACCTCAGGAAGCTGTTGTTTATCCTGGTCTTGCTCTCTATCAAGCCACTGCAGGGTATGTAAGCCCTGCATTGCACAAAACTGAGATTAACATGGAGCCTAATATGTATGGACGATGTTCTTTAGCCTTTAAACTTCTGCCTAAATCAATGGCCAATCTTGATTGTTCAGAAATGAGAGCGGCAGGTTATGGAATTGAAGCTCAGTTCCAGCTCCCCGTTCCAGTGGATGATTTTATGCAAAGATCTCATCAAACTGATCATATTTTTAATAGGCCTGGTTTCCAGTGCTTCAATTTTCCACCAACAAATGATG GATCCGGGAAGACTATAAGGAGGAGGAAGCAAAATCCTAAAAGCAAACCTCTGCCACCTTCCAAGCGACTAAGGCTTGAGGCACAACGAGTTTTGAAAGAAAGGGTCCAAGATATTGCAGATAAAAAAGGCATCAAGCTGCGTTTCTGTAATCTCAAGGAATGTGAAAATCACATCCATGCCTTAGACAGCCCATGTGCGAATATACGATTGGAGATAGGGTGGCCACCTGGAGTTCCATTTGTCCACCCCCATGATTTGCCTAACAAGGCAAAGTTGGGTTTTCTTGAGGCATATGAACCTGGTTGGACAGAAGCCCATCAAAACTTGGACAGGCTAGTCAACACTCGGCTAACTTTAACA GAATCAATCACCCTGATTTCCAGCATATGGGGAACATGTGATCAGGTTGTGAGGTTCTTGGGAGGATAA
- the LOC112703397 gene encoding uncharacterized protein isoform X3, translating to MAGSGLTSLGRVKLTDLVPLEGLPSDAYKISVSILSQSLAQFSAVIVQFPESDGSLLRSGLESARLYFHQRESYPPADIIHTAESREWCKTSGYYADPHLWQESYDYRPGLTPSEPNNSIEFPPAGLQDMFASFGKAARHILDAISFHLNLRSFPFAEILDNVPLRNREISSSVLSVCCHARPSFQEPQHHNIATQEDGQIVMYPDQDHHVDKGLISIVKSDKAGLQVRDFQGRWILVDGDLGPQEAVVYPGLALYQATAGYVSPALHKTEINMEPNMYGRCSLAFKLLPKSMANLDCSEMRAAGYGIEAQFQLPVPVDDFMQRSHQTDHIFNRPGFQCFNFPPTNDGSGKTIRRRKQNPKSKPLPPSKRLRLEAQRVLKERVQDIADKKGIKLRFCNLKECENHIHALDSPCANIRLEIGWPPGVPFVHPHDLPNKAKLGFLEAYEPGWTEAHQNLDRNQSP from the exons ATGGCAGGCAGTGGCCTGACATCTTTGGGTCGTGTGAAGCTCACTGATTTAGTTCCTTTGGAAGGGTTGCCATCTGATGCCTATAAAATATCAGTTTCAATTTTGTCACAATCATTGGCTCAGTTTTCAGCTGTCATTGTCCAATTTCCAGAAAGTGACGGGTCTCTTCTAAGATCTGGTTTAGAATCTGCCCGCCTCTATTTCCATCAAAGAGAATCATACCCCCCTGCAGATATAATCCATACCGCTGAGTCTCGGGAGTGGTGCAAAACATCTGGTTATTATGCAGATCCTCATTTGTGGCAAGAAAGCTATGATTATAGACCGGGATTAACTCCTTCAGAACCAAACAACTCCATTGAGTTCCCTCCTGCTGGTTTGCAAGATATGTTTGCTTCATTTGGAAAAGCAGCAAGGCATATTCTGGACGCAATTAGCTTCCATTTGAATTTGCGTAGCTTTCCGTTTGCTGAAATACTGGATAATGTTCCCCTTAGAAATAGGGAAATTTCTTCTTCAGTCTTATCTGTTTGCTGTCATGCTAGGCCATCATTTCAGGAGCCACAGCATCATAATATAGCTACTCAAGAGGATGGCCAAATTGTTATGTATCCTGACCAGGATCACCATGTTGATAAAGGCTTGATATCTATTGTCAAGTCTGACAAGGCTGGTTTACAGGTAAGAGACTTTCAAGGTCGATGGATTCTTGTGGATGGAGATCTTGGACCTCAGGAAGCTGTTGTTTATCCTGGTCTTGCTCTCTATCAAGCCACTGCAGGGTATGTAAGCCCTGCATTGCACAAAACTGAGATTAACATGGAGCCTAATATGTATGGACGATGTTCTTTAGCCTTTAAACTTCTGCCTAAATCAATGGCCAATCTTGATTGTTCAGAAATGAGAGCGGCAGGTTATGGAATTGAAGCTCAGTTCCAGCTCCCCGTTCCAGTGGATGATTTTATGCAAAGATCTCATCAAACTGATCATATTTTTAATAGGCCTGGTTTCCAGTGCTTCAATTTTCCACCAACAAATGATG GATCCGGGAAGACTATAAGGAGGAGGAAGCAAAATCCTAAAAGCAAACCTCTGCCACCTTCCAAGCGACTAAGGCTTGAGGCACAACGAGTTTTGAAAGAAAGGGTCCAAGATATTGCAGATAAAAAAGGCATCAAGCTGCGTTTCTGTAATCTCAAGGAATGTGAAAATCACATCCATGCCTTAGACAGCCCATGTGCGAATATACGATTGGAGATAGGGTGGCCACCTGGAGTTCCATTTGTCCACCCCCATGATTTGCCTAACAAGGCAAAGTTGGGTTTTCTTGAGGCATATGAACCTGGTTGGACAGAAGCCCATCAAAACTTGGACAG GAATCAATCACCCTGA
- the LOC112703397 gene encoding uncharacterized protein isoform X1 → MAGSGLTSLGRVKLTDLVPLEGLPSDAYKISVSILSQSLAQFSAVIVQFPESDGSLLRSGLESARLYFHQRESYPPADIIHTAESREWCKTSGYYADPHLWQESYDYRPGLTPSEPNNSIEFPPAGLQDMFASFGKAARHILDAISFHLNLRSFPFAEILDNVPLRNREISSSVLSVCCHARPSFQEPQHHNIATQEDGQIVMYPDQDHHVDKGLISIVKSDKAGLQVRDFQGRWILVDGDLGPQEAVVYPGLALYQATAGYVSPALHKTEINMEPNMYGRCSLAFKLLPKSMANLDCSEMRAAGYGIEAQFQLPVPVDDFMQRSHQTDHIFNRPGFQCFNFPPTNDGSGKTIRRRKQNPKSKPLPPSKRLRLEAQRVLKERVQDIADKKGIKLRFCNLKECENHIHALDSPCANIRLEIGWPPGVPFVHPHDLPNKAKLGFLEAYEPGWTEAHQNLDRLVNTRLTLTVAGVTRTKQGMIFITSPSSSLINPSVVEESNF, encoded by the exons ATGGCAGGCAGTGGCCTGACATCTTTGGGTCGTGTGAAGCTCACTGATTTAGTTCCTTTGGAAGGGTTGCCATCTGATGCCTATAAAATATCAGTTTCAATTTTGTCACAATCATTGGCTCAGTTTTCAGCTGTCATTGTCCAATTTCCAGAAAGTGACGGGTCTCTTCTAAGATCTGGTTTAGAATCTGCCCGCCTCTATTTCCATCAAAGAGAATCATACCCCCCTGCAGATATAATCCATACCGCTGAGTCTCGGGAGTGGTGCAAAACATCTGGTTATTATGCAGATCCTCATTTGTGGCAAGAAAGCTATGATTATAGACCGGGATTAACTCCTTCAGAACCAAACAACTCCATTGAGTTCCCTCCTGCTGGTTTGCAAGATATGTTTGCTTCATTTGGAAAAGCAGCAAGGCATATTCTGGACGCAATTAGCTTCCATTTGAATTTGCGTAGCTTTCCGTTTGCTGAAATACTGGATAATGTTCCCCTTAGAAATAGGGAAATTTCTTCTTCAGTCTTATCTGTTTGCTGTCATGCTAGGCCATCATTTCAGGAGCCACAGCATCATAATATAGCTACTCAAGAGGATGGCCAAATTGTTATGTATCCTGACCAGGATCACCATGTTGATAAAGGCTTGATATCTATTGTCAAGTCTGACAAGGCTGGTTTACAGGTAAGAGACTTTCAAGGTCGATGGATTCTTGTGGATGGAGATCTTGGACCTCAGGAAGCTGTTGTTTATCCTGGTCTTGCTCTCTATCAAGCCACTGCAGGGTATGTAAGCCCTGCATTGCACAAAACTGAGATTAACATGGAGCCTAATATGTATGGACGATGTTCTTTAGCCTTTAAACTTCTGCCTAAATCAATGGCCAATCTTGATTGTTCAGAAATGAGAGCGGCAGGTTATGGAATTGAAGCTCAGTTCCAGCTCCCCGTTCCAGTGGATGATTTTATGCAAAGATCTCATCAAACTGATCATATTTTTAATAGGCCTGGTTTCCAGTGCTTCAATTTTCCACCAACAAATGATG GATCCGGGAAGACTATAAGGAGGAGGAAGCAAAATCCTAAAAGCAAACCTCTGCCACCTTCCAAGCGACTAAGGCTTGAGGCACAACGAGTTTTGAAAGAAAGGGTCCAAGATATTGCAGATAAAAAAGGCATCAAGCTGCGTTTCTGTAATCTCAAGGAATGTGAAAATCACATCCATGCCTTAGACAGCCCATGTGCGAATATACGATTGGAGATAGGGTGGCCACCTGGAGTTCCATTTGTCCACCCCCATGATTTGCCTAACAAGGCAAAGTTGGGTTTTCTTGAGGCATATGAACCTGGTTGGACAGAAGCCCATCAAAACTTGGACAGGCTAGTCAACACTCGGCTAACTTTAACA GTAGCGGGAGTGACCAGAACCAAGCAAGGGATGATATTCATAACTAGCCCATCGTCGTCATTAATTAACCCCTCTGTAGTCGAAGAATCAAACTTCTAG
- the LOC112703397 gene encoding uncharacterized protein isoform X4 — protein sequence MAGSGLTSLGRVKLTDLVPLEGLPSDAYKISVSILSQSLAQFSAVIVQFPESDGSLLRSGLESARLYFHQRESYPPADIIHTAESREWCKTSGYYADPHLWQESYDYRPGLTPSEPNNSIEFPPAGLQDMFASFGKAARHILDAISFHLNLRSFPFAEILDNVPLRNREISSSVLSVCCHARPSFQEPQHHNIATQEDGQIVMYPDQDHHVDKGLISIVKSDKAGLQVRDFQGRWILVDGDLGPQEAVVYPGLALYQATAGYVSPALHKTEINMEPNMYGRCSLAFKLLPKSMANLDCSEMRAAGYGIEAQFQLPVPVDDFMQRSHQTDHIFNRPGFQCFNFPPTNDGSGKTIRRRKQNPKSKPLPPSKRLRLEAQRVLKERVQDIADKKGIKLRFCNLKECENHIHALDSPCANIRLEIGWPPGVPFVHPHDLPNKAKLGFLEAYEPGWTEAHQNLDR from the exons ATGGCAGGCAGTGGCCTGACATCTTTGGGTCGTGTGAAGCTCACTGATTTAGTTCCTTTGGAAGGGTTGCCATCTGATGCCTATAAAATATCAGTTTCAATTTTGTCACAATCATTGGCTCAGTTTTCAGCTGTCATTGTCCAATTTCCAGAAAGTGACGGGTCTCTTCTAAGATCTGGTTTAGAATCTGCCCGCCTCTATTTCCATCAAAGAGAATCATACCCCCCTGCAGATATAATCCATACCGCTGAGTCTCGGGAGTGGTGCAAAACATCTGGTTATTATGCAGATCCTCATTTGTGGCAAGAAAGCTATGATTATAGACCGGGATTAACTCCTTCAGAACCAAACAACTCCATTGAGTTCCCTCCTGCTGGTTTGCAAGATATGTTTGCTTCATTTGGAAAAGCAGCAAGGCATATTCTGGACGCAATTAGCTTCCATTTGAATTTGCGTAGCTTTCCGTTTGCTGAAATACTGGATAATGTTCCCCTTAGAAATAGGGAAATTTCTTCTTCAGTCTTATCTGTTTGCTGTCATGCTAGGCCATCATTTCAGGAGCCACAGCATCATAATATAGCTACTCAAGAGGATGGCCAAATTGTTATGTATCCTGACCAGGATCACCATGTTGATAAAGGCTTGATATCTATTGTCAAGTCTGACAAGGCTGGTTTACAGGTAAGAGACTTTCAAGGTCGATGGATTCTTGTGGATGGAGATCTTGGACCTCAGGAAGCTGTTGTTTATCCTGGTCTTGCTCTCTATCAAGCCACTGCAGGGTATGTAAGCCCTGCATTGCACAAAACTGAGATTAACATGGAGCCTAATATGTATGGACGATGTTCTTTAGCCTTTAAACTTCTGCCTAAATCAATGGCCAATCTTGATTGTTCAGAAATGAGAGCGGCAGGTTATGGAATTGAAGCTCAGTTCCAGCTCCCCGTTCCAGTGGATGATTTTATGCAAAGATCTCATCAAACTGATCATATTTTTAATAGGCCTGGTTTCCAGTGCTTCAATTTTCCACCAACAAATGATG GATCCGGGAAGACTATAAGGAGGAGGAAGCAAAATCCTAAAAGCAAACCTCTGCCACCTTCCAAGCGACTAAGGCTTGAGGCACAACGAGTTTTGAAAGAAAGGGTCCAAGATATTGCAGATAAAAAAGGCATCAAGCTGCGTTTCTGTAATCTCAAGGAATGTGAAAATCACATCCATGCCTTAGACAGCCCATGTGCGAATATACGATTGGAGATAGGGTGGCCACCTGGAGTTCCATTTGTCCACCCCCATGATTTGCCTAACAAGGCAAAGTTGGGTTTTCTTGAGGCATATGAACCTGGTTGGACAGAAGCCCATCAAAACTTGGACAG GTAG